From Erigeron canadensis isolate Cc75 chromosome 5, C_canadensis_v1, whole genome shotgun sequence:
CGGATACTACTGGAAAGGGATGGAAACCATGAGCCGGAAACACTGAGGACGAGCCAAAACCATACGCAGTGAATTCAGTCTCATTTTCTTCTCGGTTCATAAGAGCCCATTCATTAATGAATGTGCATAGAGTTGAAGCATCAAAAAGCAAATGTGACCCACTTATACCTATTGCCACACCTCCACACTCAAAAGTTGTAACTTGAATTGTAATTAATGATGAATCATTATGCATATCAAAACCAAGCCCAAATTTAGATGGAATGAATTCATCAATGAACTTATCATTGTCTTTGgaatcaagaaaatcatcaaGTTTGATGTTAATTTGCGCGTCTATAAACTCAACACCTTCATCATTGCAATCAATGATGTTTGTTTCTTTAACGTATCTACCAGCAACAGGGTAGAATCGTGTTAGAATTTTCTCTAAAGATTTTTCTAACCGGGCAACAAACTTTGTGTCGTTGTGATCGGTATTCGATGGGAAAAAAAGAACAATGCGAACATATATGAGAGAAACGACTTCTTCGATGAAGCCAAGCTTGTAGTGGCTACTAAGTGTTGGAACAAAGGGTTTTATGATTTTAGAGGGTTGTTTTTCAATCTTCATTTCCATTTCACTTGATACTATATCTTATAAGTTAAGAAGGTGCAATCCTATTTATAATGTACAATTCTATTTATAATGTACATACGAATTAATCCTCTAGAAAATAATTcgccatatataatatataatataatataatataatatataaaccaTGAGCAagaaaaagttatttatattaattaagcATATGGcatttatatttaaactattGATGAACTATCTTTTGTGATATTAGTCAAAGCATTAATCATTACGATATTACAATACTTAAAGAGCATATAGTTTGTTCATTTGTGAATCGAATGAATATGTATTTGTCTTAGCTAGGCAAATGGACACGAGAATGCTATTTTAACTAGTCTTCTAATTATTATAAACATCCAAATACGTGCAAATAACATTTTGATATCTTATTATATTTTCTTACCGCACACATATATGTACTTTAACTACAGGTCATTtgtgtttaaaataaataaaatgatttttctaATGACAATAGATAGTGTATTTGGATAAATAAGCAATTCTCCCTTCAAAATAtccatttatgatttatatttcCAATCAGATGGGCTAGTGCTCAAAACACATGGCCTCCTTTTTGCTTGCTTTTCTATTCACCAAATTAACCAACCTATAAAAGGCCCAAAATAACTACTAAAAAATTGTGTTCTAGAGTCTACTTCTAGTTAAATCCAAATGGCcacatataattattattattattatatatatagggtaaagttattttgagaaattttttttgcgagaacctttgagaacttttcaaatcaagtccaaccgatgattgttctttacatgaaaattgtattttgattgttttccgaataacttatgtgtaattttaaagtttataattgtgtggaggcattgATTATCAttcattatacatatatgtgaagatttggattcttgatcacatgtgcacgtatattgctatgatcacatgtatgcaagtcgatcacatgtaatgataccaatattcgtgcacatatgatcaagaatccaaatctccatataattgtataacggatgataatctatgcctccacacaattataaactttaaaattacgcataagttattcagaaaacaatcaaaaaacaattttcatgtaaagaataatcattggttgggcttgatttgaaaagttttcaaagattttcgcaaaaaaaaaggttctcaaaataactttttagtatataatatatatatatatatattgccaccGATGAGTTTCTTTTTAATCTAATCTTATCCATCCAATCCAATTGATTATTAATCCTGGCTATGTAAACTCCTCCATTTAAACAGAGGTTtagttataatgataataagaaCGTGATCATATATTTATCATGGTCGTTTATACACATCCATTTAAAACGGAGGTTTAGTTGTACCTATAATAGATGTGATGGTATATTTAGTAAACAAATACCATCAAACCATTTAATTGAACATACTTTGTTTTCATCACCATCTTCATTATACCCGCAAGAAAAAAGCTTTAAAAAATCTCCCAttcataaaagattttccaaatGTTTCAGTTGCGTGACACGTATTAGAAGACCGGTTTCTCAATTGCTGGTCTTTGTTTAAAAATGTCTTTAAACACAAAACACAAGAAAGACGGCCTCTTAGATACCGACTTTGGGTATAAACATTGAAGATCGGTGTCTAAGACAACGGCTTTGCCTTCCTGCTTGCCACGTCGAATAAGACCGGTGTTGGAGTCACCGGCTTTGCTCCAAAAAACTTAAGACCGGTATCTTAGACACCGGTTTTCGTAGTTTTACAAATTCTATCACAAATGTTCGTATTTACACCATATGGTTCGAAATTAGTAGGATCCATacaaaaaatctatatttttggaTATATAATAGAATGGGTTTACCCTACTTTCCTCATCAATCCCGTAAATCACCATTTAAAACGGAGCTTTAGCTATACTGATAACAAGAAActaatctatttatatatagatttaatgaTGTATGTATGACTCTAACAACTAACAACGTACACAACTaagatataaaatacatatttctGCTATCTATCtcttctctatttttttttttatataattcatatattattgattGAAAAATGGTTGAGTGTTGTATTATTGATCCAAATGAAGGCTTTTTACAATAAAAGAGATGGATAGTAGACGGTGGCAAACGTGGCAGGTAAATACTGTTATAGTGTTCCTTAATGTAAAGAGCTTGTATTATGTGCTTTTTAAGTCAAAAGCTCAACATAGAAATATGTGTAATTTGTACGAGTAATTTACAACAGGGGTAACGTGTTGAATGAATGAGAGCACTTAATTTTATATAGCCTTTTATAAACTTATGAataaatttgttcacgttttttttttcatgtgataaacgactatatataaggttttgaaaaaaaaaatttctacaacatatatttttatgacgtttcacatgtgaatgaacaaaaaaaacatgtgatccaatataaaatttaggagttcttacggttcttacaaaaaaatgggttctcaaaataagggtcccctatatatatacatacaccgTTAATGTTGTTGGTGTTCATTACTAAATAAACatgtatgttttctttttatttgacgGTTTGGTGAAACGACTAGACTCGGTatataaaagaaacaagaaatttttttattattattatagtatatacccactgcgccgcaatgggggTTCCattccccactgcgccgcagtgggagaaaaACACAATTCTTATCTGAGGAtacccactgcaccgcagtgggagGGTTcacctccactgcgtcgcagtgtcTCCCAAACCAGCAACACCACAAACTTCTATTTAACACTTGATTAAACTTATAACTTCCACCCTCAAAACCAaacctcaaaatcatcatttctAAGATATAATCCAGTACTCACACATTTCCAACCATAGTTACAACATCCGTTTGATTTAACGTTCATGTGCACAACCATATGGGTTGTTTACCCAATTTGACACCTTTTAAACCAAAATACAAACTTTGCTAAACCAAAAGAGCTACACCTGATCATTTACAGAAATGTACCAAAAGCATGACCATCAAAAATCTAAACATGTACAAAGATCCATAGCGAGGAGGGATATCTAAGTCTCTAATCACTAGAATACCATTCTTTCGTGAATGGTCAAataccttcaaaatcaactagcAACTCCAAATCAACCatacctagttccttcttccggaactacctataaaatggtGAACAACAGGAAGGTAAGctaatgcttagtgaatatgtttgcgtataatcatataaacgaaggagggcaataCACAAAGGAATGTCGCATATAGACTATGACACCATCGTgtcatatctataatactcacctttgtgcaaacgcattacatggatccatataagcaaatgattataatcacaatcaaatataacaataacaatgctCCACATAAGCTATGGCCACTaattaggcctgtaatcaaagAAAGCCACTACTTaggcttaacgccaaatcaatcaCCACACATGGAAACTGCTCAACATcgtatggtaattgacccgacgaATGTACAAAgatatgcaagtatactcagCTTCTTCGCGACACAACAAACAAATCAAGATAACCGCAATAGCAACAAATCAAGCTTTAAACCTATCAAGATATCATAATATGCATATAAGGCGATATTCACATTCCTAGCTGTTTCAACATAGCCAAACTAGccattcactagcattcctaacaTCTAATCACCCCCTCaagtcattgagttgcttacttACAAAAATTCACATATTAATTCAagaaatcatcatcattatcaacatTACTTCACTTAACTAGCAAAATCACCATTGTCATAGTTGGAATTTCACTTCCATTATTCTCATTATAATAAATTTCAATAAGCAACTCAATAACTAACTCATAATATACAAGCATTTGcggaaaaaacatataaaaacccATTACTAGTAAAATCCCCCAAATTCCAcctttcaagaaccctaattcttagaaagaaaaagaaattaggTTAAGAATCAATACCTTAAAGGATTCAAGAACTTAATTTAAGACTTTAGGTCATAAATTTCTCTTCCCCTCTTTTTCCTCTTGGATTTTCGGCCACTACCACCACTCCAactcaaaccctaacttttaatttcttaatttcaagagaatgattattattatgctTGATAGATGAATCTTTAATTTGAGATTAGAAGTCTCAATTGCATGGATTGAAGTTGGATTGGATAATCAAGAAGGATGAAGAAGGTAATGGAAGAAGTTGAGTATAGGAAATAAGGTGGGAATGTGGCTGGCAGCTCGTACATATGCCATGACCCCCTTTCAAATTTTTAATGGGTATAATACCCACTATCCGCTaaggttccaactaaattaaccccatatccaaaaataaaacactaggaacttattttaatgtcaaaactacaaacagggttaatttattaccttaaaattattggggtgtaCATTTGGCTACCATCATAGATCAATCTTTTTAGTCAATAAACCCTTGGTTATGCATGAAATTGTATACAACTTTATTTCATgttggttttcttttttatttgcaaTCCAATTGTGTCACGTTTTGTATAAAATTAGTACCATACCAGCGTAATGCGGCGGTAGTTGTGGCAGACACGGTTTGGTGGTGGGGGCGATTTTTGGTAGTGGAGGTgacgtcaagtggtgtagataattgatgtataggtaattgatgtaaaaagttaatggaaatattttggataaatgactgatattgtaatttaatcattaatggtattttagattATTCTTTCATAACTTTTAACGAGAtggttcttttatttattaaatagtataaaagtatagattaagtGTATATGAGAATtatgattaagaaataagggtattttgggtataaaataGTGttaaatttcctaaaataggagaaatcaatatgctttataagggattatagataaaATATCGGAAAGGAGTTATAGTTAAATGGATAATAAAGACTTAGGTTATTGATTTTGGATTTAAGGTACTCACTATTCCTCTTCATCTATGTTTAATATGCTATACTAAGCTATGTGAGATATGTGATGTAagttataaatatgttttatttagtgtAACCCGAGCAACACACGAGTATTGTTCTAGTTATAGTGATGATGACTTACTCATCTTCTTTAACTTTTAGCCAGTGGCGGATTTACAGTACAAGAAGGTAGACCTACCTAAGATTCGGAAAAAGTTTAGAGATTATGTGATAATTTTTTCGAGGACCTATGTATAAATTTGATTAGGAACCACCTTAGACATTCTATTCTTGAATATGGCTTATGTTTTTCATGTTacttgaaataaaatataaaattaaaaggataaaaaaattTTCGGCGACGGTGTAATGAAAGAATAATGTTGAAGAAGACGAAGTTGAAAGCCTGCAAATGAATTAGTGTGGTCCACAAAATGTTGACTATTGAGTTAGaataattgttatttttcactTAAAACCTTAAACTATTCAAACTTTTTAAAACTAgattacatatttttcaaaagtTACAATTTACCCCTCTTATAATTTCAtggatatattatatttaaagtaTTGACTATTAAGTTTATGAACAACACTTAGCTAAATTTATCAATAGacaatgtttatttttaatgaatttacaaaataatattaattgacCTTTTAGTGTTATCCGGCTAAATTAATTTGTTCATTATAGGTAGTCGTTTTTTGTAACTATCTGATTTGCCATGAGACAAatcattattcattttatttctataataCAAATTGTTTTTTTGACATTGTTTTTCTTAATCTCAGATGAATCAGTCAAGTgttgagtgtttttttttttttcttttttatcttttttttccattttattaGACAAGCTTGGTAATAGTAATGTATGCTTTATTAACAATAAGAAACCACATTTGTATCAAATGAATGTTTATATGTGTACATTTGTGACCTGATAGATTGTGCCGACCCATTTCAATTTTTTCTCTATCTCAACTATAACTCGTCAAGTTAAATAAAGGACCTACCTAAATCAAAATCCTGGATCCGCCACTACTTTTAGCTTCTACAAATTACTGGCCACAATTATCATATTCTATAAATTCTTACTTTAGCCATAACAAAGTTAATTAGGTGTGTTGTTCAAACCTGACatataaaatgattaattaccACTATTTGGTACCAATGAGTTAATAGCTTATTGTAAAAAAGTCCTTCTATGAGATTTTGGATATGTAGAGACCCATTTTTAAGTCTAAGAGAGCAAGATTTTTCCCTTAATATTTGTCGGGGTTTTTCCTCCTACTTGGTATCGGGTGAGGGACTCTCGAGCATGGATCTGGTTAATGCAACATAACCTAGACTCTCTGTTGTGATATTCGATCCGCACTATTCAAAAATACTACCATTAATTGGTTACCTctgtttcattttcttaatgtATAGAATAAGTCAATACCTCTGTGGGCGGACTATTAAGGGGTTTTTTCTCTTATAAGGTATTGGGTGAGGACTCTTTAGCACGGACCCAGTTAAAACAACGTAATCTATGCCTTCCGTTGTGATATTTGATCCGCTCTTTTCAAAAAAGACTACCACTATTTGGTTACTAGATCGAGACTTACAAATTGATTTACAGATACTTCATACGCTTTAGGCCCATTGGACCCATCCTTTTTAgctatttttaacttttaccctCAGTTAGAAATAAGACATAACATGAATTAGCTTATAAGTAAAATTGGGTTGAGGTTGTAATTTCTTCTTAAAGATGTTACTTGTTGCATTAATTATGATGAATGATTTGGTTGGAAGCACCGAACTTAAGAAAACCATGATACACTTACAGAGTCATATTGTGAGTCTTGTATGAAGTGTGTGAGGAATGAAAATGTCTGTGTCCCATTTAACTAATTGTGTTTTATATAAAGATCcacaaaaataaacaacaatTAGGGAAAATAGCATAAATGCAACTTCTTAGTTTTTATTGGGGCCTTGTTGTCTGATGTATGCTTGACCCATACTAAAGATTTATACTTGTTTTGACCCATACTAAAGGTTAATACTTGTTTTGACCCACACTAAGTCTATTTATGAATGCACGACTTCCTAAATAAGGAAAATGGGTCATGTTTAACGCATTAGTTATTGATAACGAACATagtacctgcgcaatgcggcggcagtggtggggaaggcggtctagtggtgtcggtgatggtactattcgtggtggtggcggtgtcaagtggtgtaggtgtcaagtggtgtaggttgatgtaattgtgataatgacaatttttagaagataagagcttaaagtgttaattattgaaataaatatttagagtgtaaattaatttattaagggatAATTAAAATTACCTAAAGTAGAGTTACCTAAAATAGAATTGAGGCTTTTTCTTTATTAGGAAATGTAGAAAAGACGACAAAAAGTTGTTGTGGGTCATGTTCTTGTTAAGCAAattttcttacatttttttGGGGAATGCATAGTGAAAATTAGCAATTGAGACCTGCCAAGTACTCCAGCATGAATTTATGAAACATAGACCACATTAGCGTATAGTGATTGAAGCCTTGAAAAGGTATAGTAAAGGGGGCGAGGTAGACATGTCACAATTCAAGATACTACTTGACTACATGGTTTGATTTAATCAATATTAGTATCGGGTTATATCGATTAAATCATGGtttgggtaaatatgtaattgtgcattaaaaaataagatatatatgtaaatctcccaattatatattatgtttgtttCATCTTCAACTATATCATCCTTTTACTGTCCACTCCTTTCAAAATTATACTAACCCCAATCATTTAAAATACCAAAGATCGGTTGTATAAACTATATCTATACCAAAGAATAGACCTTTTTATATTCACttggcaccccttaaaatactttcacatacactacctccttaatattaatgattaaattacactatcaattttttatgttttaaaaatatgtccattaaccatttacatcaattatatacaaaaCTCAACTTTGCTCAATCACCAACCGTCGCCCAATCATTACACCGTCGCCACCATAACTatcgccgcatcgcgcgggtaccgtgctagtagtACATAACAAAATTGATCCCCAAACTTGTCGaatccttccaaatttttacgTTCCAACTTTCTCAACTAATAAGTTTTTTCTTCTTCGGCATTAACTTGCCCCTTTTATCCGAGTCCATATAGGATACCATGCACAACATATGGCAATTCATCACACTTAGTATGGACCACATAATCTTCAATCACGAATTCTCTGTTGAAGCATTAATGTTAAGATCTACG
This genomic window contains:
- the LOC122602383 gene encoding pelargonidin 3-O-(6-caffeoylglucoside) 5-O-(6-O-malonylglucoside) 4'''-malonyltransferase-like translates to MEMKIEKQPSKIIKPFVPTLSSHYKLGFIEEVVSLIYVRIVLFFPSNTDHNDTKFVARLEKSLEKILTRFYPVAGRYVKETNIIDCNDEGVEFIDAQINIKLDDFLDSKDNDKFIDEFIPSKFGLGFDMHNDSSLITIQVTTFECGGVAIGISGSHLLFDASTLCTFINEWALMNREENETEFTAYGFGSSSVFPAHGFHPFPVVSDDMLSKYTRKKLSFNASLISNLKEKAKNSIHKWSKPINLREKMASLIPKSSCGNIFGVLLQEVGTTKTFEELADLLSDFVRKSINEYSKTYHDNEEGVTMVLNSFLQLYKINPESTNLIILTSWCKFPFYEADFGFGKPIWVAPGTIPLEKSVYLIDDVQGNGVEAYVFLKVEEVPKFEEALNRVNTLLFA